The stretch of DNA CCTGTGATGAAATAAGAGATGCTCTTTTTAGTTAAATGTCCTCTATTTCTGTTTGGTTCTTCTGACTTGATGACTATGAAAAACCTGAGTTCTGATTTTATTTGCCAAGCCTGGGGGCCTCGTATTTAGTTTAAGGCTGACTTGTAAAACAACACTGTATTTTGCAATGGAACACTGCAACTGTAATGTTGGTCTACATTTGATGAAATTCAATGTGCAGTCTTAGTATCAGCTCGCCAATCTCCTGTAAAGTCCACTGGCGTCATGTTAACCACTAGAGGACCACAACATTATTGGCTATTTAATTCACCAGTTTAAACCTCTAAGATATGCAGATGTGCAGCTTTCTCTGTATATTAAAGTGAATATGAGTTTCAGCCGATTACACTACAGGAAGTTCGTTTCGTGTTGTTCGTGTAACGGGGGGACTCACTCGTATCTGTATCTGCCCGCGACCACCAACAGTCAACACTTGACTAAATGAACATCCCACTTCAACTATTAAAGTGGGATGTTAATCGGTTCCCGGTTAACAGTATTAAACAAACCTGTTGTTAATGAtttaaaaccaacaacaacaaacacgtTACCTTCCTGCAGTTCTCCGGTGTGCGTCAGTCGCTGCGTGTGACGTAGGAAGCGTCTTCTTCTGCGCACGACGATATTTTCgcgggtttttttctgcttgcCCCTAGCGGGTTGCGCCCCCTGTCGGTGACAGATTATTATACTGAGAAATGCAAATGCACGctgtgttataataataataataagaaaaactCTGTTCCACTATTGCAACTACAAATTTCTGTACAACAGTTGTGGATTCAGGGTAGTGGGGTGTGTGGGGGTCAGTAAATGAGAgactttatgtatgtatgtatgtatgtatgtatgtatgttagTTGTATGTGAtttgtctgttgtattttttgttttatgttggacCCCCTTGAAAACGAGATGGTTCATCTCATGGGGTTATCCTTCAATAAACTTCAAGTAAACTTCAAGTAACTCTCTTCCAGTTGGCCGCAGCATCTTTAGTCATGTGGGATGGAATAAACCCTGTCCAATCACAGCTAAGCGCTAAGGAGAAGTTATTGCTTCATTTTTTACCAGCATTTCATCGAGATAGTGTCATGCTGCGGACCGAGACACTTTAGGGAGAGTGATTTCCTAACAGCTCATCGTTGGCCAACTGAAACCAGAggtgagtttttgttttataaaaagactaattattattgttataaatgCATGTTTGATCTTGATATTTAACTAAAAATTATTCTATACCCCAGCACAATAATTCTCGCCAACATAACTCATATGATCTGAAAATCTAGCCAAGTTTATATTGTGCCAAAGCTCTGGTTGCTTCTAGTTAAATgtcccctgaaaaaaaaattgttaaccAACTCAAAGACACAAATACTTCAgttggtgacacacacacatgaattgAATTTGTTGAACTTTAAGataacaagtaaaaaaaaagaagagggacaGTTGATAATTATAACTTAAACAAACGtaattatttttagttttaccaAGTGAAGTCATTTTTGGTACGTTTTGGcgagccattttctttttcagtgtaaTCAAGTCAAAGTCGCAGTTGGCCATTTGCACAGACTTTAGTCATCTGATGTGAAACGCCTCTGCTTGTGACTGAGATTGGACTCAGTGGTTTTTCAGTCATTAGTattatgaatgtaatgtaatgtaatgtccaAAACCTCAGGACAGGAAAATATCAGTAACATCACTGGGTTGTTGTGACTGTGTACAATGCTCAGTGTGCCTTAAAAGCTCATCACATTTCAGTCTCAGTGATtgtaaacaataacaataataatagtgtgTCTCTTTTAATTAATCTTTACAATCACCTTCTGCTtggtgaatctttttttctctccagttccATTATCTTCTACCCCCGCCTCTTGGATTTTCAGATTCCATGGATCAAGAAAGTCACTTACATTCAGGAGACCTGTCAGTCGTCATTGGTGGGACGTTTCTGAGGCTGCGGGATGCCGTCACCATGACGATTTCAAACACCCGTCAGCGAGTCATGCGGAGCTttattgtgttctttttcaccTTGCTGCTCCTCTGCCTCGCTGTCTTTTTATACGGAAGCTTCTACTACTCTTACATGCCCATGGCAGCTTTTTCCACACCAGTGCACTTTCACTACAGGTGTGTATGTGACCTGCTGAGAGCCAGTTGCATcaggaaaacacagactgtaGTTACTGTTTGTTTCAATCCCTCTGTCCTGCTGTCACACTCACTCATTAATTCACCTTTATGTGTGCAGGACAGACTGTGAATCCCCCACCTCTTTTTTGTGCTCTTATCCACTGGCCAACATCACTCTGATGAGgaacaagaaaaatgtatgtatgaacgtgtgtatgtatgcatcTAACTCATTCATCAGCACATTTTATAGAAGGGTGTCATCCTTTTTAATATAGGTGCTGACATTTGGCCAGGCCTATCAGATCTCTCTGCAGCTGGACATGCCCGAGTCCCCAACCAATCAGGAGCTGGGGATGTTCATGATCAAGACAACCTGTTTCTCGCAGGAGGGAGGCCAGGTGGCTTCCTCTGCTCGCTCTGTGAGTTGTACTAAGTTTTGCTAATACGTACGAACAATCAAATAGTGCTTTATTGCTACTTCCTGTTAACCCCAACATCTCACTGTTGCATGTTGCTGTGCATTTCTCAGGCAAGACAACTGCTGTCGGCCTCCAGCACTCGCTCTGTGAGTACAGCACTGACGCAGCACAATAACCTCTTAATAGCACAACCTCAGGTCCGGATTAGAGCTGCCTATGCTTGCTGCAGAGATCCACTACAAGAGAGGCATTGTTCAGCTGAATGAGAAGACTGAGACATGATCAAGATAGATGCTGTCATTGAGTTTGATTACTTTAAAACTGTGTAGTCAGAATACAGAGACACCGTGTATTTTGTAATTCAACTGAAtgcaacaatgaaaaaaaaatacttctcaCACTATATTCAAGATATGCTGATATATAGTTATACAGAGGATAAAACGTCTGGGTCCAGGTCAACATCAAtcactgaaaatatatttgcGGACATGTTATCACACATTTGTAAAGAcagataaaacaataaatagatTTCTAGTAGTGTGTTGTCGGGATGactgtgttgttctgttgttttggGCAGAGCATGCTGCGATACCGCTCAGACCTGCTGAGGACGATGGGAACGCTCCTGTTCCTCCCAGCCTTTTTGACCGGAGCCACCGAGCAGAAACAagtgctggaggtggagctctTCTCCGACTTCACAGACGACCCTGTGAGTAAAGTGCTG from Scophthalmus maximus strain ysfricsl-2021 chromosome 9, ASM2237912v1, whole genome shotgun sequence encodes:
- the LOC118319789 gene encoding seipin-like, whose amino-acid sequence is MDQESHLHSGDLSVVIGGTFLRLRDAVTMTISNTRQRVMRSFIVFFFTLLLLCLAVFLYGSFYYSYMPMAAFSTPVHFHYRTDCESPTSFLCSYPLANITLMRNKKNVLTFGQAYQISLQLDMPESPTNQELGMFMIKTTCFSQEGGQVASSARSARQLLSASSTRSSMLRYRSDLLRTMGTLLFLPAFLTGATEQKQVLEVELFSDFTDDPYAPSATAVIEILSNKVQIYSSQLYVHAHFTGIRYFLFYFPVVSALVGVFSNFIFLSVLFILSYMRPLRAEWKPEQAIGQELQTTLRTDGPVSEREKSMNNSQQEDEKDIVAGTAELLGPLQITPTNLSRKRPI